From Pagrus major chromosome 18, Pma_NU_1.0, a single genomic window includes:
- the ints10 gene encoding integrator complex subunit 10 — translation MSAQKDCEFLVKRARELVSDDPCAAKAWLITARTLYPTDFNIQYEMYIIERNAERTASAGRLLYDMFINFPDQPIVWREISVITAALRSDSQDKHAQFLRGLFETLPGRVQCEMLLKATEQCFNTLEKAEMLLLLLKRFPESVVQHGVNLGETLLEAEASENVETPVNCFRKLFVCDVLPLVINNMDMRLPASLMQKYMLKAAEFYIGYVTRGPSPDVQIQGSQEGGSLKSPSVSRGSQRYVIDGLSEKSSVVAEPWERLLDILSVVGARCEWQGDKGQRSYVDMLQRVKELCHYLPGLEGDTRSRCCSQVVICAALVLFRSAFLYVSSVQPALFQAVNALSSGPWILVEDLSSVYNDVEVERGAVKHAHKKRKLADGRDKTMSSDDEEGLGKGRGRHILVNKTEMPSWSETLDSFRTARESWDLLHSHDGLETEFKKICASWKTDSWLWFRIFLTDMIIYQGQYRKALSSLHQMAAVQQPQPGQQSPSGQASLEHHRALIQQASCHYALGEYRMACEKLLDVVGGLVPPNQVPTKTPEDQGRVKTKTRKGNDLRLLPCTSKAGLPFCLQLMLACFKLRAFTDSRDDLSLGHVVVLLQHDWPQGEMLFLKAVDKICQQGSFQYENFFNYVTNIDMLEEFAYLRTPEGGRIQLELLPNQGMLIKHHTVTRGITKGVKEDFRLAMERQVSRCGENLFSVLHRFCINEKIIIIQSLP, via the exons atgtcagcGCAAAAAGACTGCGAGTTTTTGGTGAAAAGAGCCCGAGAGCTGGTGTCCGATGATCCGTGTGCGGCCAAAGCCTGGCTCATCACTGCCAGAACCCTTTACCCCACTGATTTCAACATACAG TATGAAATGTACATCATTGAGCGCAATGCAGAGAGGACAGCTTCAGCAGGGAGACTGCTGTATGACAT GTTTATAAACTTTCCAGATCAGCCTATAGTTTGGCGAGAAATCAGTGTAATCACAGCTGCCCTGCGCAGTGACTCTCAGGACAAACATGCACAGTTTCTACGAG GGCTTTTTGAGACACTGCCTGGCCGTGTGCAGTGTGAGATGCTATTGAAAGCCACTGAGCAGTGTTTCAACACTTTGGAGAAGGCAGAGATGCTGCTCCTCCTACTTAAACGCTTTCCAGAGTCTGTGGTCCAACACGGG GTCAATCTAGGAGAAACATTGTTAGAAGCGGAGGCATCGGAGAACGTGGAGACTCCTGTCAACTGCTTCAGAAAACTTTTTG TGTGTGATGTCCTTCCCTTGGTCATAAACAACATGGACATGCGCTTGCCGGCCAGCCTGATGCAGAAGTACATGCTGAAAGCAGCTGAATTCTATATTGGCTATGTTACCCGTGGACCGTCACCTGATGTACAGATACAGG GCTCTCAAGAAGGTGGATCTCTCAAGTCACCCAGTGTGTCCCGTGGCTCCCAGCGTTATGTGATTGATGGCCTGTCGGAGAAGTCATCGGTGGTGGCAGAACCTTGGGAGAGGCTGTTAGATATCCTCTCTGTGGTTGGAGCACGCTGCGAGTGGCAGGGAGACAAGGGACAGAG GAGTTACGTGGACATGCTGCAGAGAGtaaaggagctgtgtcactaCCTGCCTGGTCTGGAAGGAGACACGAGATCCCGCTGCTGCAGTCAAGTTGTCATCTGTGCTGCGCTCGTCCTTTTCCGCAGCGCCTTCCTTTATGTCTCATCTGTACAGCCTGCGCTGTTCCAGG CTGTGAATGCCTTGAGTTCGGGGCCGTGGATCCTTGTAGAGGATTTGAGCTCGGTGTATAATGATGTGGAGGTGGAAAGAGGAGCCGTGAAACATGCACATAAGAAACGCAAACTGGCAGATGGGAGAGATAAGACAATG AGCTCAGATGATGAGGaagggttaggaaaaggtcGAGGTCGACACATTTTAGTAAACAAGACTGAGATGCCCAGCTGGTCAGAGACTCTGGACAGCTTCCGCACAGCGAGGGAGAGCTGGGACCTCCTTCACTCTCATGACGGCCTGGAAACTG AGTTCAAGAAGATCTGTGCTTCTTGGAAGACGGACAGCTGGCTGTGGTTCAGAATATTCCTCACCGACATGATCATATACCAG GGACAGTATCGTAAGGCCCTCTCCAGCCTGCACCAGATGGCTGCAGTGCAGCAGCCTCAGCCTGGCCAGCAGAGCCCCTCAGGTCAGGCCAGTCTGGAGCACCACAGGGCCCTCATACAGCAGGCCTCCTGCCACTACGCACTGGGAGAATACAGG ATGGCCTGTGAGAAGCTGCTTGATGTCGTCGGTGGACTGGTGCCGCCAAACCAAGTACCGACAAAGACTCCAGAGGATCAGGGTAGagtcaagacaaaaacaaggaaaG GTAATGACCTGAGGCTGCTTCCCTGCACCAGCAAAGCTGGGTTACCCTTCTGCCTCCAGCTGATGCTGGCCTGCTTCAAG CTCCGTGCCTTTACAGACAGCCGAGACGACCTGTCCCTCGGTCATGTGGTGGTGCTCCTGCAGCATGACTGGCCACAGGGCGAGATGCTGTTTTTAAAGGCAGTGGATAAGATCTGTCAGCAAGGCAGTTTCCAGTATGAGAATTTCTTCAACTACGTCACCA ACATCGACATGCTGGAGGAGTTTGCGTACCTACGCACACCAGAAGGGGGAAGGATTCAACTGGAGCTGCTGCCCAATCAGGGAATGCTGATCAA acaCCACACAGTGACCCGTGGGATCACCAAAGGAGTGAAGGAAGATTTCCGTCTGGCTATGGAGAGGCAGGTGTCGCGCTGTGGAGAGAACCTGTTCAGCGTGCTTCACCGTTTCTGCATCAACgagaaaatcatcatcatccagtCACTCCCTTGA
- the tlr1 gene encoding toll-like receptor 1, whose product MRPVCAAIWAAAILVGLQLSASSSETNVNRSSQNLSSVPRDLPETVEVLDLSCNHIQQLHQGDFNNTIHLKSLNISWNSLEEIDPDTFLDTPLLQDLDLSHNRLKNLSGQWYLLHTKNLRVLNLTCNDFLTMTLGSEFSSLVKLEWLALGAKDIHLGDFRNIAEVKLLTLTLSLEGQLVYEAGSLKDVQAQRLQIALTRNQILDHDLFGDALSLFVEVELMNVTGGFSSQSKQLSERAEIHTSYLHLTNITISWSDLTNYVNVVLGTSISHMGASDVAMHTLPFEDTPVAKTSKMKSFTARRARVMSFFFSQEVVYDFFINLPVESLAILETSIIHMTCPESQSQLLQLDFSLCALSDSIFSSVKNKQFIECENLANLKKLTLVGNNLKNFQVLSKRMQHMTSLQHLDLGFNQLVYDGVEKCVWPANITNMSLSSNRLTDSVFKCVPNGTETLDLQNNQVSVVPASVMHLENLSSLNLNANRLRDLPVCKGLPILNVLLLKSNSIHAPSVNKLESCPKLKTLDVSHNPFTCTCALRSFISLGMTEKKRSDIGIELLSWPSGYYCIYPETIRDSTLNNIWIPVVSCNVGLLAATILCPAVFLILVVLTLCHRLDIPWYMGMIWQWTRAKHRARRRQLRPEDLVGVEFHAFVSYSQHDADWVHNSLLPNLEGPSGRLRICHHEKHFVPGKTIIENIMSCVEKSRRSVFVLSAHFVKSDWCHYELYFASHHRLGHGPDSIVLVLLEPLPQYLIPSKYYQLKSMMGRHTYLEWPQDRAKQRLFWANLRAALQVDLPNAPVTELED is encoded by the coding sequence atgaGGCCTGTGTGCGCTGCCATCTGGGCAGCAGCCATATTGGTGGGACTCCAGCTGAGTGCTTCATCCTCTGAAACCAACGTCAACCGCTCATCCCAAAATCTCTCCTCTGTCCCAAGAGACCTGCCAGAGACAGTTGAGGTTTTAGACCTATCATGCAACCACATACAGCAGCTTCACCAAGGAGACTTCAATAACACCATTCACCTGAAGTCTCTCAACATTTCATGGAACAGCTTGGAGGAGATCGATCCAGACACGTTCCTCGACACACCACTCCTGCAGGATCTAGACCTGTCACACAACAGGCTGAAGAACCTGTCAGGTCAGTGGTACCTGCTCCACACAAAGAACCTTCGGGTGCTGAATTTGACCTGCAACGACTTTCTCACGATGACACTCGGGAGTGAGTTCAGTTCCCTGGTAAAACTTGAATGGTTAGCACTTGGAGCTAAAGACATCCATTTGGGTGATTTCAGGAATATTGCTGAAGTGAAACTACTTACACTGACACTTTCCCTGGAGGGTCAACTGGTTTATGAAGCAGGCAGTCTGAAGGATGTTCAAGCTCAACGGCTTCAGATAGCGTTGACTAGGAATCAGATACTGGACCACGATCTGTTCGGAGATGCTCTGTCACTCTTTGTTGAAGTGGAGTTGATGAATGTGACAGGAGGCTTCAGTAGTCAAAGTAAGCAGTTAAGTGAGAGAGCAGAAATCCACACATCTTATCTTCATCTCACCAACATAACAATCAGCTGGTCCGATTTAACTAACTATGTAAATGTAGTTCTGGGAACATCCATTAGCCATATGGGCGCCTCTGATGTGGCAATGCACACTTTGCCTTTTGAAGATACTCCTGTGGCGAAAACATCTAAAATGAAGTCCTTCACGGCCAGAAGGGCGAGGGtgatgtctttctttttttcacaagagGTTGTATACGACTTTTTCATCAACCTACCAGTGGAGAGTTTAGCAATCCTTGAGACTTCAATCATACACATGACATGCCCTGAGTCACAGAGTCAATTGCTCCAGCTGGATTTCTCCCTTTGTGCTCTATCTGACTCCATCTTCTCCAGTGTGAAGAATAAACAATTTATTGAATGTGAGAATCTAGCCAACCTGAAGAAACTGACTCTGGTGGGCAACAATCTTAAGAACTTTCAAGTGCTGAGCAAACGCATGCAACACATGACATCCCTGCAACATCTGGACCTTGGCTTCAACCAGCTGGTTTACGATGGTGTGGAAAAATGTGTCTGGCCAGCAAACATCACCAATATGTCTCTGTCTTCTAATCGTCTGACGGActcagtttttaaatgtgtcccAAACGGAACAGAGACACTGGACCTCCAGAACAATCAGGTTTCTGTGGTACCAGCATCCGTCATGCATCTGGAAAACCTTTCATCACTCAATCTAAATGCTAACAGGCTGCGGGACCTGCCAGTGTGTAAAGGTTTGCCCATACTGAACGTGCTTCTGCTCAAGTCCAACTCCATCCACGCCCCGTCTGTGAACAAGCTGGAAAGCTGCCCCAAACTGAAAACACTGGATGTCAGTCACAACCCCTTCACCTGCACCTGCGCTCTGAGGAGTTTCATAAGTCTTGGCATGACTGAAAAGAAGAGAAGTGACATAGGCATTGAATTGTTGAGTTGGCCATCAGGCTATTACTGCATCTACCCTGAGACCATTAGAGACTCCACCTTGAACAACATCTGGATCCCAGTGGTCTCCTGTAATGTTGGCCTTCTAGCTGCCACCATCTTGTGCCCAGCAGTGTTTTTGATTCTTGTAGTTCTGACTCTGTGCCATCGTTTGGACATTCCCTGGTATATGGGCATGATCTGGCAGTGGACCAGAGCCAAACATCGTGCCAGAAGGCGACAACTTCGACCTGAAGATCTGGTGGGTGTTGAGTTTCATGCATTTGTGTCTTACAGCCAGCATGACGCAGACTGGGTGCACAACTCCCTCCTCCCCAACCTTGAAGGCCCTTCAGGAAGGCTCCGAATCTGCCACCATGAGAAACACTTTGTGCCGGGAAAGACAATCATCGAGAACATCATGAGCTGTGTGGAGAAAAGCAGACGCTCCGTGTTTGTGCTCTCGGCTCATTTTGTCAAGAGCGACTGGTGCCATTATGAATTGTACTTCGCCAGCCACCACCGCCTTGGTCATGGCCCAGACAGCATTGTGCTGGTGCTGCTCGAGCCTCTACCTCAGTACCTGATCCCATCCAAGTACTACCAGCTGAAGTCCATGATGGGCCGACACACATACTTGGAGTGGCCTCAGGACAGGGCCAAGCAAAGACTGTTCTGGGCCAACCTCAGAGCTGCCCTACAGGTGGACCTGCCAAACGCTCCAGTCACAGAACTAGAGGATTGA
- the klb gene encoding beta-klotho, protein MLNHPSPPTCQWLLLSLLLLVACGWNKAASSLGDGRKIWQQPKPDPILKGQSFLQDNFPSGFLWGSGTSAFQTEGAWDQEGKGPSIWDHFTHSVSAVTADAVSDSYAHWEEDVEALEYLGVRSYTFSLSWPRLFPDGDARGQPNTAAVEHYSRLIERLLDKRIEPMVTLYHWDLPQVLQERYGGWKNDTVVGLFEEYAAFCFRTFGSRVRYWLTMHNPYLVAVQGYGTGVHAPGETGGPAGSLIVAHNLIRAHAKAWHTYNTHFRPAQKGKVSIVLGSHWVEPQRGQATADNVELCQQSMEAVLGWFANPIFGDGDYPASLKIKHGALLPIFSPEEKLWVQATADFFALSFGPNNLRLGRGLVQYGLTVTPDLRRVLGWIKLEYGDPRVLVAEAGWFSEASVGKEDTVAIYLMKRFINQVLQAVKFDGVQVFGYSAWSLVDGFEWNNGFTVRRGLFYIDFSQPNRTRTPKTSAQYYRHVVADNGFPSDKRDKEIRGRFPCDFHWGVADSTLQVHFHPFSPQFTDTHLYSWNLTGDRSLRPVPGATVHTRQAQCTDYLAIRSHLRLFEPTGASHYRFALNWSLILPQGDLSNVNTEALRYYRCVLTELKKLDMKAVVILYYPTHRAPNLGLPGPLHASGGWLNYSTVEVFQEYAALCYQELGSWVPYWITINEPNRLVDVYSSAIEKHQAAHNLLLAHAKAWRLYEREHSSQQRALVSLALHADWAEPANPFLDSHTAAAQRFLLFELGRFLDPLLGTRYEEKHSKRDYPQEMKAYLEERAGVMGLRGSPLPNFTETEREELRGALSFIALNHFTTRLVSPYPNTQASSQQKQPPDHGCLILSDPTWPSSSLGLALVPWGLRKTLNWVSQRYGRALPIIVSASGIDDQAPVEDKLRQHFVKSYLQEAFKARQLDRVNLQGFYVWKLQDRHVPQFGLFTSTHHQSKAKASVALYKEIISRGGFPEDNTTQTCRSSERHEPCSACAWMFKNKAMLVFGGCLLITAVMLAALIIFVIVTKRNQTRDRRRGVNRMNRRRRREGVPVCSCPRVKC, encoded by the exons ATGCTGAACCATCCTTCGCCTCCCACTTGTCAGTGGCTCTTACTCTCTCTCCTGTTGTTGGTGGCGTGTGGTTGGAACAAGGCTGCCTCTTCTCTTGGGGATGGCAGGAAGATTTGGCAGCAGCCTAAGCCAGACCCCATCTTAAAAGGCCAGTCTTTCCTTCAAGACAACTTCCCTTCAGGGTTCCTTTGGGGTTCGGGGACGTCTGCCTTCCAGACAGAGGGAGCCTGGGACCAGGAGGGGAAAGGCCCGTCCATCTGGGACCACTTCACCCACTCTGTCAGTGCTGTCACTGCCGATGCGGTTAGTGACAGCTACGCTCACTGGGAAGAAGATGTGGAGGCACTGGAGTATCTCGGTGTGAGATCATacactttctctctgtcctggcCCAGACTCTTTCCTGATGGGGATGCCAGAGGTCAGCCCAATACAGCTGCCGTGGAGCATTACAGCCGTCTCATAGAGAGGCTACTGGACAAGAGAATTGAGCCCATGGTCACTCTCTATCACTGGGACCTGCCACAAGTCCTACAGGAGCGCTATGGAGGCTGGAAAAATGACACAGTAGTGGGACTGTTTGAGGAGTATGCTGCATTTTGTTTCCGCACATTCGGGAGCCGCGTTAGGTACTGGCTCACCATGCATAATCCATACCTGGTGGCTGTGCAGGGGTATGGGACAGGTGTGCATGCTCCTGGAGAAACAGGGGGTCCTGCTGGCTCTCTCATTGTGGCCCACAACCTGATCAGG GCACACGCCAAAGCATGGCACACCTACAACACCCACTTCCGTCCAGCTCAGAAGGGTAAAGTATCCATTGTTCTGGGATCCCACTGGGTTGAGCCTCAAAGAGGTCAAGCCACAGCCGATAACGTTGAGCTTTGCCAGCAGTCAATGGAGGCTGTCCTCGGCTGGTTTGCCAACCCCATCTTTGGTGATGGGGACTACCCAGCCTCCTTAAAAATCAAGCATGGAGCCCTCTTGCCCATATTCTCCCCTGAGGAGAAGCTCTGGGTGCAGGCAACAGCTGACTTTTTCGCTCTGTCGTTCGGGCCCAACAACCTCCGTCTGGGCCGGGGCCTGGTCCAGTACGGTCTGACTGTGACCCCAGACCTGAGGCGTGTACTGGGCTGGATAAAGCTGGAGTATGGGGACCCGAGGGTGCTGGTGGCTGAGGCAGGCTGGTTTTCTGAAGCCAGTGTGGGAAAGGAGGACACAGTGGCCATCTACCTGATGAAGAGGTTTATCAACCAGGTCCTGCAAG cTGTCAAGTTTGATGGTGTGCAGGTGTTTGGCTACTCTGCCTGGTCATTGGTGGATGGATTTGAGTGGAATAATGGCTTCACTGTCAGGCGAGGCCTTTTCTACATCGATTTCAGCCAACCAAACCGAACCAGGACCCCCAAGACCTCTGCTCAGTACTACAGACATGTTGTTGCTGATAATGGTTTCCCCAGtgataaaagagacaaagagatcAGAGGCCGGTTCCCCTGCGACTTTCACTGGGGTGTTGCTGACTCCACTTTACAG GTCCACTTCCACCCTTTCTCACCACAGTTTACCGACACCCATTTGTACAGCTGGAACCTGACAGGGGACAGATCACTGCGTCCAGTCCCAGGGGCGACGGTCCACACCAGACAAGCCCAGTGCACTGACTACTTGGCCATTCGCAGTCATCTTCGCCTGTTTGAGCCCACTGGGGCATCTCACTACCGCTTTGCCCTGAACTGGTCTCTGATTTTACCCCAGGGAGACCTCTCTAATGTGAACACTGAAGCTCTgag GTACTACCGCTGTGTCCTGACCGAGCTCAAGAAGCTTGACATGAAGGCTGTCGTGATTCTCTACTACCCCACACACAGAGCTCCAAACCTGGGCTTGCCTGGTCCACTGCATGCCTCTGGTGGTTGGCTCAACTACAGCACAGTGGAGGTGTTTCAGGAATATGCAGCACTGTGCTACCAGGAGTTGGGGTCCTGGGTTCCATACTGGATCACCATCAATGAACCAAACAGACTGGTAGATGTTTATTCTAGTGCGATAGAGAAACATCAGGCAGCTCATAACCTTCTTCTGGCCCACGCGAAAGCCTGGAGGCTGTATGAGAGGGAACACTCGAGTCAACAGAGAGCACTGGTGTCGCTTGCTTTACACGCCGACTGGGCCGAACCTGCAAACCCCTTCCTGGActcacatacagcagcagcacagaggttCCTCTTGTTTGAACTTGGTCGCTTCTTAGACCCACTGCTGGGGACTAGATATGAGGAGAAACACAGCAAGAGGGACTACCCACAAGAAATGAAGGCATACCTGGAGGAGAGAGCTGGAGTGATGGGCCTCCGTGGATCCCCTCTTCCTAACTTCACTGAGACTGAGagggaggagctgagagggGCGTTGAGTTTTATCGCACTGAATCATTTCACCACCCGTTTGGTCTCTCCGTATCCCAACACACAGGCCAGTTCTCAGCAGAAACAACCCCCAGATCATGGCTGTCTGATTCTTTCTGATCCCACCTGGCCCTCGTCCAGTCTGGGGCTGGCTCTTGTGCCCTGGGGCCTGAGGAAGACCCTGAACTGGGTGAGCCAGAGATACGGAAGGGCTCTGCCCATCATCGTCTCAGCCAGTGGGATTGATGACCAGGCTCCTGTGGAGGACAAACTCAGGCAACACTTTGTCAAGAGTTATCTGCAGGAGGCTTTTAAAG CTCGACAGTTAGATCGAGTAAACCTGCAGGGCTTCTACGTGTGGAAGCTGCAAGATCGACACGTCCCTCAGTTTGGCCTCTTCACCTCAACCCACCACCAATCCAAAGCCAAAGCCTCCGTCGCTCTCTACAAAGAGATCATCAGTCGTGGCGGTTTCCCTGAGGATAACACCACGCAGACCTGCAGGTCTAGTGAGCGTCATGAACCTTGCTCTGCGTGTGCGTGGATGTTCAAGAACAAAGCCATGCTGGTGTTTGGAGGCTGCCTCCTAATAACAGCGGTTATGTTGGCAGCGCTCATCATCTTTGTCATCGTCACCAAGAGAAACCAAacaagagacaggaggaggggggtgaacaggatgaacaggaggaggagaagggagggggtCCCTGTGTGCTCATGTCCACGTGTTAAGTGCTAA
- the ube2ka gene encoding ubiquitin-conjugating enzyme E2Ka (UBC1 homolog, yeast) gives MANIAVQRIKREFKEVLKSEETSKNQIKVDLVDENFTELKGEIAGPPDTPYEGGRYQLEIKIPETYPFNPPKVRFITKIWHPNISSVTGAICLDILKDQWAAAMTLRTVLLSLQALLAAAEPDDPQDAVVANQYKQNPEMFKQTARLWSHVYAGAPVSSPEYTRKIDKLCAMGFEKNAVIVALSSKSWDVETATELLLSN, from the exons ATGGCCAACATCGCAGTTCAGAGGATAAAACGGGAATTCAAGGAGGTGCTCAAAAGCGAAGAG ACGAGCAAAAACCAGATAAAGGTGGATCTGGTGGATGAGAACTTCACAGAACTTAAAGGGGAGATAGCAGGGCCACCTGACACACCGTATGAAG GGGGTAGATATCAACTAGAAATTAAAATTCCAGAGACGTATCCATTCAATCCACCCAAG GTGCGGTTTATCACGAAGATCTGGCATCCCAACATCAGCTCAGTCACAGGTGCAATATGTCTGGACATTCTCAAAGACCAGTG GGCAGCAGCGATGACGCTGAGGACGGTCCTCTTGTCACTACAAGCCTTATTGGCAGCCGCAGAACCAGATGATCCACAGGACGCAGTGGTAGCCAATCAG TACAAGCAGAACCCAGAGATGTTCAAACAGACGGCGAGGCTCTGGTCTCATGTCTATGCAGGCGCTCCCGTCTCCAGTCCGGAGTACACACGCAAAATAGACAAACTCTGTGCCATGGGCTTTGAAAAA AATGCAGTAATAGTGGCGTTGTCGTCGAAATCCTGGGATGTGGAGACGGCGACAGAGCTCCTGCTCAGTAACTGA
- the LOC141013537 gene encoding neuronal acetylcholine receptor subunit alpha-9-II → MLKMIPIICLAMLLPEVAQSAEGHYAHKLLNDLMENYSSALRPVEDTDLALNVTLQITLSQIKDMDERNQVLIAYLWIRQTWNDAYLKWNKEDYDGLEVIHIPSSLVWRPDLVLYNKADDDFSGPMDTNVRLRYNGELTWDAPAITKSSCVVDVSYFPFDSQECNLTFGSWTYNGNQVDIIMGMDSGDLSDFVENVEWECHGMPATKSVIMYGCCSDPYPDITYTVLLQRRSSFYIFNLLLPCFLISFLAPLGFYLPADSGEKVSLGVTVLLALTVFQLMVAESMPPSESVPLIGKYYIATMTMVTASTSLTIFIMNIHFCGAEAKPVPHWAKVLIIDYMSKIFFVYEVGENCTSPTSSSSSSHFPQEDIRHQHLSSHVHANGKPGSHSNQQDWQSHKYPRPQTPKPQHHPRVKAQHHITRDDRSHLSSYAPGKYEGSNGKIATGDCCKEDQKVPCCPEDQKLPCCPEDKKPPPPGPTVTFGPCVFCSHGSGLPGVDTKLVRNVEYIANCFREQRATCAKGAEWKKIAKVMDRFFMWIFFIMVFLMSILIIGKKP, encoded by the exons ATGCTCAAGATGATCCCAATAATCTGTCTGGCGATGCTGCTTCCTGAAG TGGCTCAGTCGGCTGAGGGTCACTACGCCCACAAGCTTCTGAATGACTTGATGGAGAATTATTCCAGCGCCCTGCGGCCTGTCGAGGACACAGACCTGGCCCTCAACGTCACCTTACAGATCACCCTCTCTCAGATCAAAGACATG gATGAGAGGAACCAGGTGCTGATCGCCTACCTGTGGATCAGACAGACATGGAATGATGCGTACCTGAAGTGGAATAAAGAGGACTATGATGGACTGGAGGTGATCCACATCCCCAGCAGCCTGGTGTGGAGGCCCGACCTCGTCCTCTATAACAA agcGGACGATGACTTCTCCGGGCCGATGGACACCAACGTGAGACTGCGCTACAACGGAGAGCTAACCTGGGATGCGCCTGCCATCACCAAGAGCTCCTGTGTGGTGGACGTCTCCTACTTCCCCTTTGACAGCCAGGAATGTAACCTGACCTTTGGATCCTGGACCTACAATGGCAACCAG GTGGACATCATTATGGGCATGGACAGTGGTGACCTTTCAGACTTTGTGGAGAACGTGGAGTGGGAGTGTCATGGGATGCCTGCCACCAAGAGTGTCATCATGTACGGCTGTTGCTCCGACCCGTACCCAGACATCACCTACACTGTGCTCCTGCAGCGCCGCTCCTCCTTCTACATCttcaacctcctcctcccatgcTTCCTCATCTCTTTCTTGGCTCCTCTGGGTTTCTACCTTCCTGCAGACTCTGGGGAGAAGGTTTCCCTCGGAGTGACGGTTCTTCTGGCTCTTACTGTCTTCCAGCTAATGGTGGCTGAGAGCATGCCTCCATCAGAGAGTGTGCCCCTTATAg GTAAGTACTATATTGCCACCATGACCATGGTCACAGCCTCCACATCtctcaccatcttcatcatgaACATCCACTTCTGCGGTGCGGAAGCCAAACCAGTCCCCCACTGGGCAAAAGTCCTCATTATCGACTACATGTCcaagattttctttgtttatgaaGTGGGTGAGAACTGtacctcccccacctcctcctcctcgtcctcccacTTCCCCCAGGAGGACATCCGTCACCAGCACCTCAGCTCCCATGTTCACGCGAATGGTAAACCAGGCAGCCACAGTAACCAACAGGACTGGCAGAGTCACAAATACCCCAGACCTCAGACCCCCAAGCCGCAACACCATCCCAGAGTGAAAGCCCAGCACCACATCACTAGAGACGACAGGAGCCACCTCTCCAGCTATGCACCGGGGAAATATGAAGGCTCTAATGGGAAAATAGCTACAGGTGACTGCTGTAAAGAAGACCAGAAGGTCCCCTGCTGCCCTGAAGATCAGAAGCTTCCCTGCTGCCCTGAAGACAAaaagcctccacctccaggCCCCACTGTGACCTTTGGCCCCTGTGTGTTCTGCAGCCACGGCAGTGGCTTACCGGGTGTGGACACCAAGCTGGTGCGCAACGTTGAATATATCGCCAACTGTTTCCGAGAGCAGAGGGCCACATGCGCCAAAGGGGCAGAATGGAAGAAGATTGCTAAGGTGATGGATAGATTCTTCATGTGGATCTTCTTCATCATGGTTTTCCTCATGAGCATCCTCATCATTGGAAAGAAACCGTGA